From the genome of Meiothermus sp. CFH 77666:
CACAAACCCTCGAGCAGCTCCAGATTCCATACGAGGTGCGGGTGGTTTCGGCCCATCGAACGCCGGACTTGCTGTTTGAGTATGCCGAGCAAGCCGAAGCGCGGGGCCTCGAGGTCATCATTGCCGGGGCCGGTGGGGCAGCTCATCTTCCGGGTATGACCGCCGCCAAAACCAGCCTTCCGGTGCTGGGGGTTCCGGTGGAATCCAAAACCTTGAAGGGGCTGGATTCCCTTTTGTCTATCGTGCAGATGCCGGCGGGCGTGCCGGTGGGTACCCTGGCGATTGGCCGGGCCGGGGCGGTGAATGCGGCGCTGCTGGCCGCGAGCATCCTGGGTAACAAATACCCCCAGTGTAAAAGGGCACTGGAAGCGTACCGCAAAACCCAGACCGAGTCGGTTCTGGCCGACCCCGACCCTCGTCGGGAAAGGTGACAAGGTGGATTTTTGACGGGAATAGGGCGGGCGATGCTCTAAACTAAGAAGGGTGAGCAAGGGCAAGCAAGCCTATCAACGGGCACTGCTGGCAGCCGTGCTGGTGGGGCTTGTGATTGTGGGCTTGCATAGGCTGCCCCAGCCCTGGGGTTTGGTAATCGCCGGAGTGCTTTTTGTTGCTCTGGTGGGGTTTTTGTACAGGCAACTTACCCTATTCGAGCGAAAGTATGAGCACTCTGAACGCCAAGCGGAGGAAGTCTTTGAAGATGCCAAACTGCTGGTGGTCAAGCTCAACCGGGAGGGCCGGATTGTTTTCTGTAACCGCTATTTCCTCGAGCTTACCGGCTGGACATGGCCGCAGCTGGCCGGGCAAAACTGGTTCGATTGGTTCATTCCGGTTGAAGAGGGCGTCCGGGAAATTTTTGAACGGGCCATGGCGAATGGGGATCTGGTACCCCAGTACAAAAACAGTATCCTGACCCGAAACAAAGAACGCAGGCGGGTTTTGTGGAATAACGCCTTGCTGCGCGATGAAAACGGACGGGTTATCGGAACCTTTTCTGTAGGGCAAGATGTTACCGACCTCGAGCAAGCCGAGGCAGAGCGCCAGAAAAGCGAAAAGACCCTCTTGCAGATCGCCGAAACAGTGCAGGATGTGGTGCTGTTGCTCGACAATCAGGCCAACATCCAGTACGCCACCCCCTCCATACATTCGGTGGCAGGATTGAAGCCCGGGGAGGTGCTGGGCCGTTCGGCCTACAGCCTGCTCGATGCGGAGCAGGCCCGTATCTTCAGGGAGATGACCCAGGCGGCCACACCCCAGGCGCATACGGCCCAGGTCGGTTTTGTGTACCAGCACCCCGATGGCAGACCACGGGTGCTGGAGGCCTCCATCAACTTCCTTTTCACAGAGGCGGTGTTTCAGGGGGCTGTGGTCGGGGTGCGCGATGTCACTACCCGCTATCAGGCCGAGCAGGCCGTGCGCGAAAGCGAGCAGCGTTTGCGTGAACTGACCAACTCCATGCGCGATGTGGTCATGCTGCTGAGCGTGAAAGGCGTCATCGAGTACGTCACGCCATCGGTGAAAGCGGCGCTCGGGTACGATCCCGACGAACTGCTGGGCCGCAGTGCGTTTGACTTCTTTGACCTCGAAGACCATTCGTGGGTGCTGGAAGCTGTACGTGCCGCCCGCGAAGGCAAGCGACCCCTGCGGCTGGAGTACCAGCACCGCCACAGGGACGGTTCAAGGGTCTGGCTCGAGACCAACCTCGATTTTATCTACGACCCGGAGGGCCAGCCCTTGCGTATAGTGCTGGGTGCCCGCCAGATTCAAGACCGCCGCGAGGCCGAAGAGCAACTGCGCAGAAGCGAGCAGATGTTGCGGCAGATTACGGACGCCATTCAGGATATCGTGCTGCTGACCGACGAAAATGCCATCGTTCGCTACGTTACCCCATCGGTGCAGAAGGTAGTGGGCATTGCCCCTGAGGCGATTGTGGGACGCTCGGCTTATGGCCTTCTGGATGCCGAACAGTCTGAGCGCTTTCAAGCCCTGTCGGCGGCTGCAACTCCTGAACAGCCTTACGCCCAGTCCCGCTTTACCTTTGTGCGGCCCGATGGCCGCGAACTCCAGATGGAAGCCTCCATCAACTTCCTGTTCGATGCCCAGGGCCGCGACCGGGGGGCGGTGACGGGAATTCGAGACGTAACCGAGCGCTATCAGGCCGAGCAGGCGGTGCGCCAGAGCGAGCAGATGCTCCGGCAAATTACCAATGCCATGCAGGATGTGGTAGCCCTGACCGATCCGCTGGGCTACATGCGCTACGTCACCCCCTCGGTGGAGCGCTTGCTGGGGTACAAGCCCGAGCAGCTGCTCGGGCAGCTGGTCTTCGATTACCTGGCGCCAGAAGACCGTGAAAAGGCGATGATTCTGGCCGAGCGCAGTTTGGCAAGTGGGGGTTCCTATCGCCTCGAGGCCCGTTACCGCCATGTGGAGGGTCACTACCTCTGGATTGATACCCTGGTCAACTTTATCTGTGACGAACAGGGCAACCCCATTGGTAGTGTGGTTAGCGGGCGTGACGTCACCGAGCGGCGGCAAGCCGAAGAGGCCCTTAGAGAACGGGAGTATCGCCTGCGCCAGATTACCAACACCATCCAGGACGTGGTGTTGCTGCTCGATTCCAGGGGTAGGGTGCAGTACGTGACCCCTTCTGTGCAGGAGGTTCTGGGATATACGCCAGAGAAACTCATCGGCCATCCTGTATCAGTACTGGCCGATTCAGCACAGTGGCCCTCCATTCGGCAGCAAGGTCTGCAAGCCATTCGGGAACGGCGCGCCTACAAAACCGAGTGCGCCTGTCGGCACAAGGACGGATACTTGGTTTGGATCGAGAGCCTGGTTAATTTTGTATGGGAGGAATCGGGCCGGCTGCAAGGCATTGTGGTCGGGATGCGGGACATCAGCGAACGCAAACAACAGCAGGCTTATGTGGAGTACATGGCCTACCACGACGAGCTGACCAAGCTCCCCAACCGCCGGGCTTTGCGGCGGGCTGCCGAGGAGTTACTGACCAGGGCGACCCAACAGGATGTGCCGCTTAGCTTGCTCTACCTCGATCTGGATAATTTCAAAACCGTCAACGACTCCCTGGGGCACGATGTGGGCGACGAACTGCTGGTGGAGGTTTCACAGGTCTTGAGCAAACAACTCCGATCCGATGACCTGCTGGCCCGGCTGGGAGGGGACGAGTTTGCTTGCATTCTGTTCAACACCGATGCAGAACAGGCCCAGCAGGTCGCGTTTCGAATGTCTAGAGCAATCCGCAGCAGCCTGGGTATGGGCAAATCTGCGCTTAACCTGCCCAGCCTGGGGGTAAGCGTGGGTATCGCCAGCTTCCCCAAGGATGGTCGCACGTTTGTCGAACTGCTCAAGGTGGCCGATATTGCCATGTACCAGGCCAAGGACTCGGGCAGCCGGGTGGTCATCTACGACCCCTCCAAAAGCCCTTATACCGATGAGCGGCTGCAATTCGAAGCGGATTTGCGCAAGGCTACCCAGGAGCAACAACTAGAGCTGCTGTATCAGCCGATCTGGCATCTCAAGAAGCGCAGTATAGAAGGGGCAGAAGCGCTTTTGTGCTGGCCCTATCAGGGTAAAGTGCTGAGCGCCTCGGAGTTTGTACCCTTGGCCGAAGAGGTTCATCTAATCGAGCAGATGGATCTCCTGGTTCTGCGGAAGGGCCTGGGACAACTAAAGCGATGGCATCAGCTCAAACTGCCTTACCGCCTGTCGCTCAACATTTCCACCCAGTCGCTGGTGCAGCCGGAGGTAGTACGGGAGCTATTGCAACAACTGACCGATGCCCAGGTAGACCCCCGGTGGCTCACCCTGGAAATAACCGAGAGTGTCCTGCTGCGCGACCCTGACCAGGCCCGAAGGGTGCTCAGTGTGTTCAAAGCCCTGGGGGTACGGGTGGCGATTGACGATTTTGGCAGCGGCTATGCTTCGCTGGGCTATTTGCGCCAGCTTCCCCTGGATCGCCTCAAAATAGACCGCAGCTTTATCAGTTACCTTGGCAGCAGTGTGCGGGACGAGAAACTGGTTCGGGCGGCCATAGACCTGGCGCATAGCTTAGAGGCCGACGTGGTGGCCGAGGGGGTAGAAACGCCCCAGCAGCTCGAGTGGTTACTTGAAAACGACTGCGACCTGGTACAGGGCTATCTGGTAGGTCACCCGGCCTCCATTGAACACTGGCCGCCAGCGCGTCCCATCGAGCGGTTGATGCTCCCCTCGATCAAGGCAGACGGCTAAGAGACCAGGGCCTGTTTGCCCCGCAGAACACTCGGCACTCCCTCGATTGCTGTGCGTTCACCGTGCAGCGTGAAGTTCGAGGTCTTTTACCATCATTGTCTGAGCAATTTGCCTATTATGGGAACGATGAAGCAGGGAATGGGGGACAGGGGACAGGCGTGTGAAAACTTACCTCCTGTCGCCCCCTTCCACCTTGTGCGTCGCTGAAAGATGAGTATCTGGCTGGAGTTGGTCTTATACCAACTCTGCGCGTGAGCGGCGCTAAATGCGCCCTTCACTTGCCGCGCCAGGGGGCGCGTCCGAGGGACTTGTATATCGCTTTTGGGTCACTTCTGGGCAGATTTTGGTCTTGCAAACTTATCGTGCAGCTTGATGGAGTACACGCAAGCTGCGAAACGACATTGGACTGGAAGCCTATTTGGTCCTTCAGTAATCCTCGAGTAGGCTATAGGCGTGCAGATAGGCGTTTTGGGTGGAGGACAACTGGGGCGAATGCTGGCTCTGGCAGGGTATCCGCTGGGGCTTCGCTTCCGGTTTTTGGATCCGGTGGCAGAGGCTCCGGCGGGCCAGGTTGCCGGGCTGGTGGTGGGCGATTATGCAGATGAGACGGTGCTGGAACGCTTTGCCGAGGGCCTCGAGCTCATCACCTACGAGTTCGAGAATGTACCGGTGGGGGCGGTGACCTGGCTGGCCGAACGCCTGAGCGTGTACCCGCCGCCGGCAGCCCTCGAGGTAGCCCAGGATCGGCTGGCCGAAAAGACCTTTTTTCAGGGGCTGGGCATCCCTACCCCCCTGTTCTACGCGGTACAGACCCACAACGACCTGCTGGATGGCCTGGAGCGCACCGGTTATCCGGCTTTGCTCAAAACCCGCCGACTGGGCTACGATGGCAAGGGCCAGAAGCTCCTGCGCTCACAGGCCGATGTAGAGCCTGCCTGGGCCCAGCTAGGGGGCCAGCCCCTCATTTTGGAAGCCTTTGTGCCGTTTGAGCGGGAGCTTTCCATCCTGTCGGTGCGAAGCCGAAGCGGTCAGGTGGCCTTTTACCCCCTGGTGGAAAACCACCATACCGGGGGCATCTTGCGCAAAAGCCTGGCGCCCGCCCCGGCGACCCCGGCCCGCTTGCAGCACGAGGCCGAAAGCATGGCCTTCCGCGTGATGGAAAAACTGGACTACGTGGGGGTGCTGGCTATCGAGCTATTCGAAGTGGAGGGCACCCTCTGGGCCAACGAGATGGCCCCCAGGGTACATAACTCTGGTCACTGGACCATTGAGGGGGCCGAGACCAGCCAGTTCGAGAACCACCTGCGAGCTGTGCTGGGATGGCCTTTGGGGGCTACCGAGGCCAGGGGGCATTCGGCCATGCTCAACCTGATCGGCCAGAGGCCCAACACCGCTCGGGTGCTGGAAATTCCCGGCGCACACCTGCACTGGTACGGCAAGGCGGTGCGCCCTGGGCGCAAAGTGGGGCACATCACCTTGCGGGCCGCTGCGCTGGATGACCTCGAGGCCGGCCTGAAGAAGCTAGAAGCGGTTCTGGCCGAAACCCCGGCGGCTGCGCCACTCACAGATTGAAATACTTGGCGGCGGGGTGGTGCACCACAATGGCGCTGGTGGACTGCTCGGGGTGAAGCTGGTACTCCTCGCTGAGTTCGACCCCAATTTCCTGCCACTGGAGCAAATCCTGAAGGTGTTTCTGATCCTCCAGCCGGGGGCAGGCCGGGTAGCCAAAGCTGTAGCGGCTGCCCTGGTAGCCCTGTCGGAAGAGCTCTTCCAGGCTGGTGGCGTCGTCCTGGGCAATGTCCAACTGCTGGCGGATGCGCTTGTGCCAGTACTCGGCCAGGGCTTCGGCCATCTCCACCGAGAAGCCGTGCAGGTACAGATAATCCTGGTAGGCATCGGACTGAAACAGCTCCTGGGCCACCTGCGAGACCCTGCGCCCCATCGTGACCACCTGGGCGGCCAGTACGTCTCTGGCCCCGTTATCCCAGGCCGCGGGGGGAAACCACGCCCTTTCATCGCCCAGGGGTTCGGCATGGCGGGGGCGGAAGAAGTCGGCAATGCACAGGTGGCGGGAGCCCGCGCCCATCTGGCGGGGGAAGTTGAAGCGGAAGAGCTCAGCTCCAGAGGTTGGGTCGAAGACGATCAGGTCGTTTTTGTCCGAGGCCACCGGCCAGTAGCCATAGACCACGGCGGGCTCGAGCCAACCCTCGCCCATGGCCTGGAGCACCATATCCTCGAACATCGGCTCGGCCAGGCGCTCGAGGTAGGCCTCGTATTCCGGCTGGCTCATCTCGCCCTTGCGGAAGCCCCACTGCCCCCGAAAGAGGGCGTTCTTGTTGACGTAGCGGGAGATGACCCCGATCTCGAGCTCGCCCTGATCCACCACCCGCCGTCCCCAGAAGGGGGGCCGGGGGATGCGGGGAGCCGGTGGGATGTTGGAGGGGATGTACGCTGAACCGGCCATCAGCTTCTCCTGCAAAATCTCGTAAGCAGTCTTGTACTTGTGGCCGCTTACTTCACGGCTGGTGAGGCGGGGCGGGGCATGGCCGGTCAGCTCCTCCATAATCTGGAGCCCATCGAAGGCATCGGAAGCGTAGAAAACCGGGCCGGTGGTGTAGGTCTGGCGCAGGTCGTTTTCCACATAATGCCGGTTGAGCGCCGCCCCGCCCAGCACCACCGGCAGCCCGATGTTGCGGGCCGCCATGTATTCCAGGTTTTCCTTCATCACCACGGTGCTCTTGACCAGCAGCCCGCTCATGCCCACGGCGTCGGGCTGGTGTTCTTCCACCGCCGCCAGAATTTCCTCGATGGGCTTTTTGATGCCCAGGTTGACCACCTTGTAGCCGTTGTTGGAGAGGATGATATCTACCAGGTTCTTGCCGATGTCGTGCACATCGCCCTTCACCGTGGCAAGTAC
Proteins encoded in this window:
- the purE gene encoding 5-(carboxyamino)imidazole ribonucleotide mutase — encoded protein: MDMPQYPLVGIIMGSRSDWETMQHSAQTLEQLQIPYEVRVVSAHRTPDLLFEYAEQAEARGLEVIIAGAGGAAHLPGMTAAKTSLPVLGVPVESKTLKGLDSLLSIVQMPAGVPVGTLAIGRAGAVNAALLAASILGNKYPQCKRALEAYRKTQTESVLADPDPRRER
- a CDS encoding PAS domain S-box protein; this encodes MSKGKQAYQRALLAAVLVGLVIVGLHRLPQPWGLVIAGVLFVALVGFLYRQLTLFERKYEHSERQAEEVFEDAKLLVVKLNREGRIVFCNRYFLELTGWTWPQLAGQNWFDWFIPVEEGVREIFERAMANGDLVPQYKNSILTRNKERRRVLWNNALLRDENGRVIGTFSVGQDVTDLEQAEAERQKSEKTLLQIAETVQDVVLLLDNQANIQYATPSIHSVAGLKPGEVLGRSAYSLLDAEQARIFREMTQAATPQAHTAQVGFVYQHPDGRPRVLEASINFLFTEAVFQGAVVGVRDVTTRYQAEQAVRESEQRLRELTNSMRDVVMLLSVKGVIEYVTPSVKAALGYDPDELLGRSAFDFFDLEDHSWVLEAVRAAREGKRPLRLEYQHRHRDGSRVWLETNLDFIYDPEGQPLRIVLGARQIQDRREAEEQLRRSEQMLRQITDAIQDIVLLTDENAIVRYVTPSVQKVVGIAPEAIVGRSAYGLLDAEQSERFQALSAAATPEQPYAQSRFTFVRPDGRELQMEASINFLFDAQGRDRGAVTGIRDVTERYQAEQAVRQSEQMLRQITNAMQDVVALTDPLGYMRYVTPSVERLLGYKPEQLLGQLVFDYLAPEDREKAMILAERSLASGGSYRLEARYRHVEGHYLWIDTLVNFICDEQGNPIGSVVSGRDVTERRQAEEALREREYRLRQITNTIQDVVLLLDSRGRVQYVTPSVQEVLGYTPEKLIGHPVSVLADSAQWPSIRQQGLQAIRERRAYKTECACRHKDGYLVWIESLVNFVWEESGRLQGIVVGMRDISERKQQQAYVEYMAYHDELTKLPNRRALRRAAEELLTRATQQDVPLSLLYLDLDNFKTVNDSLGHDVGDELLVEVSQVLSKQLRSDDLLARLGGDEFACILFNTDAEQAQQVAFRMSRAIRSSLGMGKSALNLPSLGVSVGIASFPKDGRTFVELLKVADIAMYQAKDSGSRVVIYDPSKSPYTDERLQFEADLRKATQEQQLELLYQPIWHLKKRSIEGAEALLCWPYQGKVLSASEFVPLAEEVHLIEQMDLLVLRKGLGQLKRWHQLKLPYRLSLNISTQSLVQPEVVRELLQQLTDAQVDPRWLTLEITESVLLRDPDQARRVLSVFKALGVRVAIDDFGSGYASLGYLRQLPLDRLKIDRSFISYLGSSVRDEKLVRAAIDLAHSLEADVVAEGVETPQQLEWLLENDCDLVQGYLVGHPASIEHWPPARPIERLMLPSIKADG
- a CDS encoding 5-(carboxyamino)imidazole ribonucleotide synthase gives rise to the protein MQIGVLGGGQLGRMLALAGYPLGLRFRFLDPVAEAPAGQVAGLVVGDYADETVLERFAEGLELITYEFENVPVGAVTWLAERLSVYPPPAALEVAQDRLAEKTFFQGLGIPTPLFYAVQTHNDLLDGLERTGYPALLKTRRLGYDGKGQKLLRSQADVEPAWAQLGGQPLILEAFVPFERELSILSVRSRSGQVAFYPLVENHHTGGILRKSLAPAPATPARLQHEAESMAFRVMEKLDYVGVLAIELFEVEGTLWANEMAPRVHNSGHWTIEGAETSQFENHLRAVLGWPLGATEARGHSAMLNLIGQRPNTARVLEIPGAHLHWYGKAVRPGRKVGHITLRAAALDDLEAGLKKLEAVLAETPAAAPLTD